From Myxococcus guangdongensis, one genomic window encodes:
- a CDS encoding ABC transporter permease produces the protein MFSLLHLALRNLFAHRERVLLLLGITAAASGVIVAVSSLAAGVATAQREAVTTFLTGDLNVGGFFKVHPDSIAPVVGDAGKVRGVLEPQVPQGCYLRERGRSFALAGAGRRRTGSFLVGMDVASEKNSLARFRVASGRLEDLARPRTLAVSTTLAERLKVKTGDLATLFAQPVGGGRRNALDVEVVAITEKAGLLGESAGLLVSNETLRELDGFKPGSAGVLQVVCGDTPVDVDALGTSLRDSLRGAGFDVLPAANQSYAEKQMLLLREGWRGQKLDVSTWEDESSFMSFVTLGLTALAVLVSLVVLVLVVMGLFVALSVAVRERTREIGTLRAMGMQRRGVVALFMTEGLLLGFVGSALGVVVSSVLCVTLRGAVPLHEEISNLFFSGTLPLTPNLGLCVLAVVLVTLGAGLATLIPAARAASLTPRSAMESL, from the coding sequence TGCATCTGGCGCTGCGAAACCTCTTCGCCCACCGGGAGCGGGTGCTCCTGTTGTTGGGCATCACCGCCGCGGCCAGCGGGGTCATCGTCGCGGTGTCGTCGCTGGCGGCCGGCGTGGCCACGGCCCAGCGCGAGGCCGTCACCACGTTCCTCACGGGTGACCTCAACGTGGGCGGCTTCTTCAAGGTCCACCCGGACTCGATCGCGCCGGTGGTGGGCGACGCCGGCAAGGTGCGCGGCGTGTTGGAGCCCCAGGTGCCGCAAGGCTGCTACCTGCGAGAGCGAGGCCGCAGCTTCGCGCTCGCGGGCGCGGGGCGGCGCCGAACGGGCTCCTTCCTGGTGGGCATGGATGTGGCGAGCGAGAAGAACTCCCTGGCGCGCTTCCGGGTGGCGTCCGGCCGGTTGGAGGACCTCGCGCGGCCGCGCACCCTGGCCGTGTCCACCACGCTGGCCGAGCGGCTCAAGGTGAAGACGGGGGACCTGGCCACGCTCTTCGCCCAGCCGGTGGGCGGAGGCCGTCGCAACGCGCTGGACGTGGAGGTGGTGGCCATCACCGAGAAGGCGGGCCTGCTGGGCGAGTCCGCGGGCCTGCTCGTCTCCAACGAGACGCTGCGCGAATTGGACGGCTTCAAGCCGGGCTCGGCGGGTGTGCTCCAGGTGGTGTGCGGTGACACGCCGGTGGACGTGGACGCGCTGGGCACCTCGCTGCGCGACTCCCTGCGCGGCGCGGGCTTCGACGTGCTGCCCGCCGCGAACCAGTCCTACGCCGAGAAGCAGATGCTGCTCCTGCGCGAGGGTTGGCGAGGCCAGAAGCTGGACGTCAGCACGTGGGAGGACGAGTCCTCGTTCATGTCCTTCGTCACGCTGGGCCTGACGGCGCTGGCGGTGCTGGTGAGCCTGGTGGTGCTGGTGCTGGTGGTGATGGGCCTCTTCGTGGCGCTCAGCGTCGCGGTGCGTGAGCGCACACGGGAGATTGGCACCCTGCGCGCCATGGGCATGCAGCGCCGCGGCGTGGTGGCCCTCTTCATGACGGAGGGGCTGCTGCTGGGCTTCGTGGGCTCGGCGCTGGGCGTGGTGGTGTCCTCGGTGCTGTGCGTGACGCTGCGCGGAGCGGTGCCCTTGCATGAAGAGATCTCCAACCTGTTCTTCAGTGGCACCTTGCCCCTGACACCCAACCTGGGGCTGTGCGTCCTCGCCGTGGTGCTCGTCACCTTGGGGGCGGGGCTCGCCACCCTCATTCCGGCGGCGCGTGCCGCCTCGCTGACACCTCGGTCCGCCATGGAGTCCCTGTGA
- a CDS encoding outer membrane lipoprotein-sorting protein, with protein sequence MQTSIRRLAVMFALSLAPLAPAAPKEEKAAEPKAAESKAAVSAEEVIRRVDARMALKSDFKSTVRLREKRKDGTEALLEMLVFRRDSSKDLLIYITKPRNMAGGGYLRIGRNLWEYDPSVGHWQRTTSRGNIVNTISCEEDFDRSHLLETYEVQDEGEETAAGTKFRKLFLKVRPGMEASFPQLRVWVDPDYNIVKRVGYAPSGRTLRTDVIRGYQKILDPAAENRPVYLMREVLEVEEAEGTQLTVRYDEVELAPLSPNIFTKTWLEGRFR encoded by the coding sequence ATGCAGACGTCCATCCGCCGTCTCGCCGTGATGTTCGCCCTGTCGCTCGCGCCCCTGGCCCCGGCGGCGCCGAAGGAAGAGAAGGCCGCCGAGCCGAAGGCCGCGGAGTCGAAGGCCGCCGTGTCCGCCGAGGAGGTGATTCGGCGGGTGGATGCGCGCATGGCGCTCAAGAGCGACTTCAAGAGCACGGTGCGCCTGCGCGAGAAGCGCAAGGACGGCACCGAGGCGCTGCTGGAGATGCTGGTGTTCCGCCGGGACTCGTCGAAGGACCTGCTCATCTACATCACCAAGCCGCGCAACATGGCGGGTGGCGGATACCTGCGCATCGGCCGCAACCTGTGGGAGTACGACCCGTCCGTGGGCCACTGGCAGCGCACCACCTCGCGCGGCAACATCGTCAACACCATCTCCTGCGAGGAGGACTTCGACCGCTCGCACCTGTTGGAGACCTACGAGGTGCAGGACGAGGGCGAGGAGACGGCGGCGGGCACGAAGTTCCGCAAGCTGTTCCTCAAGGTGCGCCCGGGCATGGAGGCGTCCTTCCCGCAGCTGCGTGTCTGGGTGGACCCCGACTACAACATCGTCAAGCGCGTGGGCTACGCGCCCTCGGGCCGGACGCTGCGCACCGACGTCATCCGCGGCTACCAGAAGATTCTGGACCCGGCCGCGGAGAACCGGCCGGTGTACCTGATGCGCGAAGTGCTCGAGGTGGAGGAGGCCGAGGGCACGCAGCTCACCGTCCGCTACGACGAGGTGGAGCTGGCGCCGCTCAGCCCCAACATCTTCACCAAGACGTGGCTGGAGGGCCGCTTCCGCTAA